The following are from one region of the Streptomyces changanensis genome:
- a CDS encoding class II fumarate hydratase, with protein MTDTRDQRGGADGDHRIEHDSMGEVRVPAHAKWRAQTQRAVENFPVSGQRLERAHIAALARIKAAAAKVNAELGVLDPEVAEAVRAAAAEVAEGRWDDHFPVDVFQTGSGTSSNMNMNEVLATLAGERLGDGRSVHPNDHVNASQSSNDVFPSSIHIAATAAVTGELIPALEHLAAALGRKSAEFADVVKSGRTHLMDATPVTLGQEFGGYAAQVRYGVERLRASLPRLAELPLGGTAVGTGINTPPGFSAAVIAEVARDTGLPLTEARDHFEAQGARDGLVETSGQLRTIAVSLTKIANDLRWMASGPRTGLAEIRLPDLQPGSSIMPGKVNPVVPEAVLMVAAQVVGNDATVATAGAAGNFELNVMLPVMAKNLLESIRLLANASRLLADRTVDGVTADVERAREYAESSPSVVTPLNKYLGYEEAAKVAKRSLAERKTIREVVLEAGYVERGALTLAQLDEALDVLRMTRP; from the coding sequence ATGACCGACACGAGGGACCAGCGCGGCGGCGCCGACGGCGACCACCGGATCGAGCACGACTCGATGGGGGAGGTACGCGTCCCGGCGCACGCCAAGTGGCGCGCGCAGACGCAGCGGGCCGTGGAGAACTTCCCGGTCTCGGGCCAGCGGCTGGAGCGGGCCCACATCGCCGCGCTGGCCCGGATCAAGGCCGCTGCGGCGAAGGTCAACGCCGAGCTGGGCGTCCTGGACCCGGAGGTCGCCGAGGCGGTGCGGGCGGCCGCGGCGGAGGTGGCGGAGGGCCGCTGGGACGACCACTTCCCCGTGGACGTCTTCCAGACCGGTTCCGGCACCTCCTCGAACATGAACATGAACGAGGTCCTGGCCACGCTCGCGGGCGAACGGCTCGGCGACGGACGGTCCGTGCACCCCAACGACCACGTCAACGCCTCCCAGTCGTCCAACGACGTCTTCCCCTCCTCGATCCACATCGCGGCGACCGCGGCGGTGACCGGCGAACTCATCCCCGCCCTGGAGCACCTGGCCGCGGCGCTGGGTCGGAAATCGGCCGAATTCGCGGACGTCGTCAAGTCGGGCCGCACGCACCTGATGGACGCCACGCCCGTCACCCTCGGCCAGGAGTTCGGCGGGTACGCGGCGCAGGTGCGGTACGGCGTCGAGCGTCTGCGGGCGTCCCTGCCCCGCCTCGCCGAACTGCCCCTGGGCGGTACGGCCGTCGGTACGGGCATCAACACCCCGCCCGGCTTCTCCGCCGCCGTCATCGCCGAGGTGGCGCGGGACACGGGGCTGCCGCTGACCGAGGCGCGCGACCACTTCGAGGCGCAGGGCGCCCGGGACGGGCTGGTCGAGACGTCGGGCCAGCTGCGCACGATCGCCGTCTCCCTCACGAAGATCGCCAACGATCTGCGGTGGATGGCCTCGGGGCCGCGCACCGGCCTGGCCGAGATCCGCCTGCCGGACCTCCAGCCCGGGTCGTCGATCATGCCGGGGAAGGTCAACCCGGTGGTCCCGGAGGCGGTCCTCATGGTCGCCGCGCAGGTCGTCGGCAACGACGCCACCGTCGCAACGGCCGGCGCCGCCGGCAACTTCGAGCTGAACGTCATGCTGCCCGTGATGGCGAAGAACCTGCTGGAGTCGATCCGGCTCCTCGCCAACGCCTCCCGCCTGCTCGCCGACCGGACCGTCGACGGCGTCACCGCCGACGTCGAACGGGCGCGGGAGTACGCCGAGTCGTCGCCGTCCGTGGTGACGCCGCTCAACAAGTACCTGGGGTACGAGGAGGCCGCGAAGGTCGCCAAGCGGTCGCTGGCCGAGCGCAAGACGATCCGCGAGGTCGTCCTGGAGGCCGGGTACGTGGAGCGCGGCGCACTGACGCTCGCCCAGCTCGACGAGGCCCTGGACGTCCTGCGGATGACCCGCCCGTGA